A stretch of the Bradyrhizobium sp. CCBAU 53351 genome encodes the following:
- a CDS encoding aldose 1-epimerase family protein produces MSDDTHTLRSGGLVSTIKAHGAELCSLKDGTTEFVWQAGPEWLRHAPLLFPIVGRLARDELRHRGKTYRLTQHGFARDNRFAWRERGESRCVLVLEDSETTRALYPFAFRLTATYTLDSAGLDLTLTIANKGKETLPASIGGHPAFNWPLQPGLAKESYSLTFASAESSPVRRLDGGLLRPATEPSPVKGAVLPLSESLFTDDAVIFDRIESNAVRYAAPTGPWLTMSWRGFRELGVWSKPSGAPFLCIEPWRGYASPAGFDGEFSDKPGLMHIAAGAEEQLSFRIEVGSS; encoded by the coding sequence ATGAGTGACGATACCCACACTCTCCGCAGCGGCGGACTTGTCTCGACCATCAAGGCGCATGGCGCCGAGCTGTGCTCGTTGAAGGACGGCACCACCGAATTCGTCTGGCAGGCGGGGCCGGAATGGCTGCGCCATGCGCCATTGCTGTTTCCGATCGTCGGGCGCCTCGCCAGGGACGAATTGCGGCACCGGGGCAAGACCTACCGGCTGACCCAGCACGGCTTTGCGCGCGACAACCGTTTTGCGTGGAGGGAGCGCGGCGAGAGCCGCTGCGTGCTGGTGCTCGAAGACAGCGAGACGACGCGTGCGCTCTACCCGTTCGCATTCCGGCTGACCGCAACTTATACGCTCGACAGCGCCGGCCTCGATCTGACTCTCACGATCGCCAACAAAGGCAAGGAGACATTGCCGGCTTCGATCGGCGGTCATCCCGCGTTCAACTGGCCGCTCCAGCCGGGGCTTGCCAAGGAGAGCTATTCGCTGACTTTCGCGAGCGCGGAATCGTCTCCCGTCCGCCGTCTCGATGGCGGATTGCTGCGCCCGGCAACGGAGCCGAGCCCGGTCAAAGGTGCGGTGCTCCCCTTGTCCGAATCCCTTTTCACCGACGATGCCGTCATCTTCGACCGGATCGAGAGCAACGCGGTCCGCTATGCCGCGCCCACCGGTCCCTGGCTCACAATGTCCTGGCGCGGCTTTCGCGAGCTTGGCGTCTGGTCGAAACCATCCGGCGCACCCTTCCTCTGCATCGAGCCCTGGCGCGGTTACGCCAGTCCAGCCGGGTTCGACGGCGAGTTCAGCGACAAGCCCGGCCTGATGCACATCGCAGCAGGCGCGGAAGAGCAATTGTCGTTCCGGATCGAGGTCGGATCGTCCTGA
- a CDS encoding MBL fold metallo-hydrolase, whose product MEVILLGTGGPRPDPRRMATTTLIRLGDENILFDAGRGVVVQLSKAGVPLGAINTVFLTHHHFDHIGDLYDVMLNSWMHGRKDALRVHGPPDTERLVNTLITQVYDKDIAWRDQGEPSLGGWKPVVAADIIPGPVLDTGRWKISAELVEHGDGLDMQPAFLARWMCLGYRFEAEGKVIAISGDTVPCPGLERLAQGADLLVQCCFLATPEITNEHLRRLAKFTIACGDTVGKVAAKAGVKKLALTHHRPRTNDAMLNALLEDVRQDYSGPVVLGEDLTRIEL is encoded by the coding sequence ATGGAGGTCATACTGCTCGGCACCGGCGGCCCGCGCCCGGACCCGCGGCGCATGGCGACGACCACGCTGATCAGGCTCGGCGACGAGAACATCCTGTTCGACGCCGGCCGCGGCGTCGTGGTGCAGCTCAGCAAGGCCGGCGTTCCACTCGGCGCGATCAACACGGTCTTTCTCACGCACCATCACTTCGACCACATCGGCGACCTCTACGACGTGATGCTGAATTCATGGATGCACGGACGCAAGGACGCGTTGCGCGTCCATGGTCCCCCGGATACCGAACGGCTCGTCAACACGCTGATCACGCAGGTCTACGACAAGGACATCGCCTGGCGCGATCAGGGCGAGCCGAGCCTCGGCGGCTGGAAACCCGTCGTCGCAGCCGACATCATACCGGGTCCCGTTCTCGACACCGGACGCTGGAAGATCAGCGCCGAGCTGGTCGAGCATGGCGACGGTCTCGACATGCAGCCGGCCTTCCTCGCGCGGTGGATGTGCCTCGGCTACCGCTTCGAAGCCGAGGGCAAGGTCATTGCGATTTCCGGCGACACCGTCCCCTGCCCCGGGCTCGAGCGGCTGGCACAGGGAGCCGACCTGCTCGTCCAGTGCTGTTTCCTCGCAACGCCGGAGATCACCAACGAGCACCTTCGCCGTCTTGCGAAATTCACGATCGCCTGCGGCGACACCGTCGGCAAGGTGGCGGCCAAGGCCGGCGTCAAGAAGCTCGCGTTGACCCATCATCGGCCGCGTACCAACGACGCCATGCTGAACGCACTGCTCGAAGATGTCAGGCAGGACTATTCGGGTCCTGTCGTGCTCGGCGAGGATCTCACGCGGATCGAACTCTGA
- a CDS encoding acyltransferase translates to MQGQARLAAGRTEQGTVPFARSHTLDVLRGLAIAGVMAIHVSQAFPSNIRAIDFAFMCGWTGVNVFYFVSAMTMCLMWTQRTETSPTRKFYIRRFLRIAPLFWLAIPIYLIINGTGPSDNAPNGIGPLQVILTATFLHGFWPDSVNSVVPGDWSIAAEMTFYLVFPLLITAFGSRRHRYLALAIVLHLVNVFLFKPWAFALFSAYYGPGHGAFVWTTLHLSFLNQLPVFLVGCALFFSLRDGFAKSDAAIYAVFIALSFIADRVTGSHEFNYLMINLVLGALVAGCIKLAIRFQPLEALGRNSYSMYLSHFAVVYGLRQLWPLADGLVSLLIAYVATAALSYLIARATWHLVERRAQDLAHRLTSTGSDRSSLRPTVAATATSMR, encoded by the coding sequence ATGCAGGGGCAGGCCCGGTTGGCTGCCGGTCGAACCGAGCAAGGCACAGTGCCGTTCGCTCGTTCACACACGCTCGATGTCCTGCGCGGCCTCGCCATCGCCGGCGTGATGGCGATCCATGTCTCGCAGGCATTTCCGTCGAATATCCGCGCCATCGATTTCGCCTTCATGTGCGGCTGGACCGGCGTCAACGTGTTCTATTTCGTCAGCGCCATGACGATGTGCTTGATGTGGACGCAGCGCACCGAAACCAGTCCGACGCGCAAGTTCTATATCCGCCGCTTCCTGCGTATCGCGCCGCTGTTCTGGCTCGCGATCCCGATCTATCTCATCATCAACGGCACCGGACCAAGCGACAATGCGCCCAATGGTATCGGGCCGCTTCAGGTGATCCTGACCGCGACCTTCCTGCACGGCTTCTGGCCGGACAGCGTCAACAGCGTGGTGCCCGGCGACTGGTCGATCGCAGCGGAGATGACCTTCTATCTCGTCTTCCCGCTTCTGATCACCGCATTCGGGTCGCGCCGTCATCGCTATCTCGCGCTGGCGATCGTGCTGCATCTCGTCAATGTCTTCCTGTTCAAGCCGTGGGCCTTCGCGCTGTTCTCGGCCTATTACGGCCCCGGCCACGGGGCGTTCGTCTGGACCACGCTCCACCTCAGCTTCCTGAACCAGCTTCCGGTCTTTCTGGTCGGATGCGCTCTGTTCTTCTCGCTGCGCGACGGCTTTGCCAAGTCGGACGCCGCGATCTATGCCGTCTTCATCGCGCTGTCCTTCATCGCCGACCGCGTCACGGGCTCACACGAGTTCAACTATCTCATGATCAACCTCGTGCTCGGCGCGCTGGTTGCCGGTTGCATCAAGCTTGCCATCCGCTTCCAGCCGCTCGAGGCGCTCGGCCGCAATTCCTATTCGATGTACCTGTCGCATTTCGCGGTGGTCTACGGCCTGCGTCAGCTCTGGCCGCTCGCGGACGGGCTGGTTTCGCTGCTCATCGCCTATGTCGCCACCGCCGCGCTGAGCTATCTGATCGCACGCGCCACATGGCATCTGGTCGAACGGCGCGCGCAGGACCTGGCGCATCGCCTGACATCAACGGGATCGGACCGGTCAAGCCTCCGGCCAACCGTCGCCGCCACGGCGACCAGCATGCGCTGA
- a CDS encoding response regulator transcription factor: protein MNVRSHDSALRGGLNLQGGPQANRTPKTVVDSALRELRPAGRERLIVVEDDPVTRTMLVGYFSDNNFDVVGAGSCAECRQALRARTDLVFLDLQLPDGDGFELAKEIQTTSNAGIIFVTRRDTDVDRILGLEIAGDHYVTKPINLRDLLARARSVLRRRSLDRKAARNHNSIAFGDWIIDLTRRELLGSDGKPVALTRAEFDLLAALVGADGRPLSRDYLIEVVSNRQAEVDIRTVDALVARLRRKLVGSGTPVIATVTGVGYKLALSERL from the coding sequence GTGAATGTCCGTTCACATGACAGCGCATTGCGCGGCGGCTTGAATTTGCAAGGCGGGCCGCAGGCAAACAGGACACCCAAGACCGTGGTTGATTCCGCACTTCGGGAATTGCGTCCCGCCGGCCGCGAGCGGCTGATCGTCGTCGAGGACGATCCGGTGACGCGGACGATGCTGGTCGGCTATTTCAGCGACAACAATTTCGACGTGGTCGGCGCCGGCTCCTGCGCGGAATGCCGTCAGGCGCTGCGCGCGCGCACCGATCTCGTCTTCCTCGACCTGCAGCTGCCCGACGGCGACGGCTTCGAGCTCGCCAAGGAGATCCAGACGACCAGCAACGCGGGCATCATCTTCGTGACGCGCCGCGACACCGACGTCGATCGCATCCTCGGCCTCGAGATCGCCGGCGACCACTACGTCACCAAGCCGATCAATCTGCGCGATCTGCTGGCGCGCGCCCGCAGCGTGCTGCGGCGGCGCTCGCTCGACCGCAAGGCGGCGCGCAACCACAATTCGATCGCCTTCGGGGACTGGATCATCGACCTGACCCGGCGCGAGCTGCTCGGCAGCGATGGCAAGCCGGTGGCGCTGACGCGTGCCGAGTTCGACCTGCTCGCGGCGCTGGTCGGCGCCGACGGACGGCCGCTCAGCCGTGACTATCTGATCGAAGTCGTCAGCAACCGCCAGGCCGAGGTCGACATCCGCACGGTCGACGCGCTGGTGGCGCGGCTGCGCCGCAAGCTCGTCGGCAGCGGCACGCCGGTGATCGCGACCGTCACCGGGGTCGGCTACAAGCTCGCGCTCAGCGAGCGGCTGTAA
- a CDS encoding transglycosylase SLT domain-containing protein, which translates to MLWDRARFNLGATWRHVAVVLLLSAPLGAHAADGATELGAGETPSSRALIRKIIERETAKTDLPADIAEAVVFVESGYNSAVIGSVGEIGLMQVRPETAAMLGFRGSDAELAEPDINIHYGVLYLSQAWRLAGGDICRALMKYRAGHGEEAMTPRSQVYCNRARNRLAALNSKAPEAAVATVPEPAPAPRPTPAAPAAVPAKRVNTSKVAAQPKTVYARYRQGTAAASRAYWAAHEARVSRIKARIEAKWKRVASR; encoded by the coding sequence ATGCTGTGGGATCGGGCACGCTTCAATCTCGGCGCAACGTGGAGACACGTGGCGGTCGTCCTGCTGTTGTCGGCCCCGCTCGGCGCGCACGCCGCAGACGGCGCCACGGAGCTCGGCGCCGGCGAGACGCCGTCATCCCGGGCCCTGATCCGGAAGATCATCGAGCGAGAAACCGCGAAGACCGACTTACCGGCCGACATCGCCGAAGCGGTCGTCTTCGTCGAAAGCGGCTACAATTCGGCCGTCATCGGCAGCGTCGGCGAGATCGGCCTGATGCAGGTGCGGCCCGAGACGGCGGCGATGCTGGGCTTCCGGGGCAGCGATGCGGAACTCGCCGAACCCGACATCAACATCCATTATGGGGTGCTTTATCTCAGCCAGGCCTGGCGTCTGGCCGGCGGGGACATCTGCCGCGCCCTCATGAAATACCGGGCAGGCCATGGCGAGGAAGCCATGACGCCGCGGTCGCAGGTTTATTGCAACCGGGCCCGCAACCGTCTCGCCGCCTTGAACTCGAAGGCGCCCGAGGCCGCGGTCGCGACCGTACCGGAGCCGGCGCCGGCGCCCCGCCCCACTCCCGCCGCGCCCGCAGCGGTCCCGGCAAAACGGGTGAACACATCGAAGGTCGCGGCGCAGCCCAAAACCGTCTATGCCCGCTATCGTCAGGGCACCGCGGCGGCCAGCCGCGCCTATTGGGCTGCTCACGAGGCCAGGGTCAGCCGGATCAAGGCGCGCATCGAGGCGAAATGGAAGCGGGTCGCTTCGCGCTGA
- a CDS encoding S9 family peptidase, which produces MAVLRKLLPLLIAWLIPAGGPSSAVAAEFYTEDLRIPMAEAGPQGLEAFLVRPAGAKRYPLALLSHGSPRSFDDRASMSAHRYYGIALEYARRGFAALIVMRRGYGTSPGGRVDSVGGCAKAAYLPAATVAVADLRAAIDAMARRSDVTTSGMIAAGHSAGGLATIALTAQAPPGLIAAINFAGGRGSRDDDDVCNEDGLAQAFATFGKTSRVPTLWVYATNDSYFGPDLARRLHDGFRAGGGNATFIAAPPFGDDGHYLYSVASRPQWTPYVDAFLRERGLLGRDILGLPETLPPPRQLNEAARGEFARYLASMLPHKAFAVSPNGGYGWRAGRVTAEEAQRDSLAACLKWSQTCTLYAIDDHLAGPLQAPPTDQSARARQ; this is translated from the coding sequence ATGGCTGTCCTGCGCAAGCTGCTCCCCCTGCTGATCGCCTGGCTGATCCCGGCGGGCGGGCCGTCGTCTGCGGTGGCGGCGGAGTTTTACACCGAGGATCTCCGCATCCCCATGGCGGAGGCCGGGCCGCAGGGTCTGGAGGCCTTTCTGGTCCGCCCGGCCGGCGCGAAGCGCTATCCGCTCGCGCTGCTCAGCCACGGTTCGCCGCGCAGCTTCGACGACCGCGCGAGCATGTCCGCGCACCGATATTACGGCATCGCGCTGGAATATGCCCGGCGCGGCTTTGCGGCACTGATTGTGATGCGGCGCGGCTACGGCACCTCGCCCGGCGGACGCGTCGACAGCGTCGGCGGTTGCGCCAAGGCCGCTTACCTCCCCGCCGCCACGGTCGCGGTGGCTGATTTGCGCGCCGCGATCGATGCGATGGCGCGGCGGAGCGACGTCACGACATCAGGCATGATCGCGGCCGGCCATTCCGCCGGCGGGCTCGCGACCATCGCGCTGACGGCGCAGGCGCCGCCTGGTCTCATTGCCGCGATCAATTTCGCCGGCGGCCGCGGCTCGCGCGACGATGACGACGTCTGCAACGAGGATGGGCTGGCGCAGGCTTTCGCCACCTTCGGCAAGACCTCGCGCGTGCCGACACTGTGGGTCTACGCGACCAACGATTCCTATTTCGGCCCTGACCTCGCGCGCCGCCTCCATGACGGGTTTCGCGCCGGTGGCGGCAACGCGACATTCATCGCTGCGCCGCCCTTCGGCGACGACGGTCACTATCTCTATTCGGTGGCGAGCCGTCCGCAATGGACGCCCTATGTCGACGCCTTCCTGCGCGAGCGCGGCCTCCTCGGTCGCGACATCCTGGGCTTGCCCGAGACCTTACCGCCGCCGCGCCAGCTCAACGAGGCCGCCAGGGGCGAGTTCGCGCGCTATCTCGCCAGCATGCTGCCGCACAAGGCTTTCGCGGTCTCGCCGAACGGCGGCTATGGCTGGCGCGCGGGACGCGTCACGGCCGAGGAGGCCCAGCGCGACTCGCTGGCTGCCTGCCTGAAATGGTCGCAGACCTGCACGCTCTATGCGATCGACGACCATCTGGCCGGGCCGTTGCAAGCGCCCCCCACCGATCAGAGCGCCCGCGCGCGGCAGTGA
- the pgm gene encoding phosphoglucomutase (alpha-D-glucose-1,6-bisphosphate-dependent): MADVHPAAGKQASPDALTNIPRLVTAYFAGKPDVADPAQRVAFGTSGHRGTSVKNTFNEGHILATTQAICDYRKEKGLTGPLFIGIDTHALAEPALVSAVEVFAANGIDIMIDKDGGYTPTPVISHAILTYNKGRTSGLADGVVITPSHNPPEDGGYKYNPPHGGPADTDVTGVVEKRANAYLADGLEGVKRVDYARALKSSNVHPTDFVTPYVADLGNVVDLELVKSAGINIGIDPLGGAAVHYWHPIIERYGLKATVVNEAIDPTFRFMTVDWDGKIRMDCSSPYAMASLIGMRDRFDVAFANDTDADRHGIVTRTGGLMNPNHYLATAISYLFAHRPNWSKDAAIGKTVVSSSIIDRVAKKLGRKLVETPVGFKWFVDGLLTGGFGFGGEESAGASFLRRDGGVWTTDKDGIILGLLAAEIMAKTGRDPSQLFGDLTAEFGMPHYARIDVAATGPQKTILKSVTPEQLGLKELAGDPVRATLSKAPGNGQPFGGIKVETDFGWFAARPSGTEDVYKIYAESFRSPEHLKRIQQEAQAGLAKVFAL; the protein is encoded by the coding sequence GTGGCTGATGTTCATCCCGCGGCAGGCAAGCAGGCTTCGCCGGACGCGCTCACCAATATTCCGCGGCTGGTGACGGCTTATTTCGCCGGCAAGCCCGATGTAGCGGATCCCGCGCAGCGCGTGGCGTTCGGCACCTCCGGCCATCGCGGCACCTCTGTCAAGAACACGTTCAACGAAGGCCATATCCTCGCGACCACCCAGGCGATCTGCGACTACCGGAAGGAAAAGGGGCTGACCGGCCCGCTCTTCATCGGCATCGACACCCACGCGCTGGCCGAGCCGGCGCTGGTGAGCGCGGTCGAGGTGTTCGCCGCCAACGGCATCGACATCATGATCGACAAGGACGGCGGCTATACGCCGACGCCCGTGATCTCGCACGCGATCCTCACCTACAACAAAGGGCGCACGAGCGGCCTTGCCGACGGCGTCGTCATCACGCCATCGCACAACCCGCCGGAAGACGGCGGCTACAAATATAATCCGCCGCATGGCGGCCCGGCCGACACCGATGTCACCGGCGTCGTCGAGAAGCGCGCCAATGCCTACCTCGCCGACGGCCTCGAGGGCGTGAAGCGCGTGGACTATGCCAGGGCGCTGAAATCATCGAACGTCCATCCGACCGACTTCGTCACGCCCTACGTCGCCGATCTCGGCAACGTCGTCGACCTCGAGCTGGTCAAATCCGCCGGCATCAACATCGGCATCGATCCGCTCGGCGGCGCCGCCGTGCACTACTGGCATCCGATCATCGAGCGCTACGGCTTGAAGGCCACCGTGGTGAACGAGGCGATCGACCCGACCTTCCGCTTCATGACGGTGGACTGGGACGGCAAGATCCGCATGGACTGCTCGTCTCCTTACGCGATGGCGAGCCTGATCGGGATGCGCGACCGCTTCGACGTCGCGTTTGCCAACGACACCGACGCCGACCGGCACGGCATCGTCACGCGCACCGGCGGCCTGATGAATCCGAACCATTATCTGGCGACCGCGATATCTTACTTGTTCGCGCACCGCCCGAACTGGAGCAAGGATGCCGCGATCGGCAAGACCGTGGTGTCGAGCTCGATCATCGACCGCGTCGCCAAGAAGCTCGGACGCAAGCTGGTCGAGACGCCGGTCGGCTTCAAATGGTTCGTCGACGGCCTGCTCACGGGCGGCTTCGGCTTCGGCGGCGAGGAGAGTGCGGGGGCCTCATTCCTGCGCCGCGACGGCGGGGTCTGGACCACCGACAAGGACGGAATCATCCTCGGTCTGCTTGCCGCCGAGATCATGGCGAAGACCGGCCGCGATCCCAGCCAGCTGTTCGGCGATCTCACCGCCGAGTTCGGCATGCCCCATTACGCCCGCATCGACGTCGCCGCGACCGGGCCGCAGAAGACCATCCTGAAGTCCGTCACGCCGGAGCAGCTCGGCTTGAAGGAGCTCGCCGGCGATCCCGTCCGTGCCACCCTGAGCAAGGCGCCCGGCAACGGCCAGCCCTTCGGCGGCATCAAGGTCGAGACCGATTTCGGCTGGTTCGCGGCTCGGCCGTCCGGCACCGAGGACGTCTACAAGATCTACGCCGAAAGCTTCCGCAGCCCCGAGCACCTGAAGCGGATCCAGCAAGAGGCGCAGGCCGGCCTGGCGAAGGTGTTTGCGCTGTAG
- a CDS encoding aromatic ring-hydroxylating dioxygenase subunit alpha — MTKPFPMNAWYAAAWDADVKPALLPRTICGKHVVMYRKADGSVAALEDACWHRLVPLSKGRLEGDTVVCGYHGLKFNAQGRCTFMPSQETINPSACVRSYPVVERHRYIWLWMGDPALADPALVPDMHWNHDPAWAGDGKTIHVKCDYRLVLDNLMDLTHETFVHGSSIGNEAVTEAPFDVTHGEKTVTVTRWMRGIEPPPFWAKQLGKPGLVDRWQIIRFEAPCTIAIDVGVAPTGTGAPEGDRSQGVNGFVLNTITPETEKTCHYFWAFVRNYQLGEQRITSEIREGVSGIFHEDELILEAQQRAMDENPDRIFYNLNIDAGAMWSRKLIDKMVAKETAPQRLQAAE; from the coding sequence ATGACAAAACCCTTCCCGATGAATGCCTGGTACGCCGCCGCCTGGGATGCCGACGTCAAGCCGGCGCTGTTGCCGCGGACGATCTGCGGCAAGCATGTCGTGATGTACCGCAAGGCCGACGGTTCGGTGGCTGCGCTGGAGGATGCCTGCTGGCATCGCCTGGTGCCGCTGTCCAAGGGCCGGCTCGAAGGCGACACCGTCGTTTGCGGCTATCACGGCCTCAAGTTCAACGCGCAGGGCCGCTGCACCTTCATGCCCTCGCAGGAGACCATCAACCCGTCGGCCTGCGTGCGCTCCTATCCCGTGGTCGAGCGTCACCGCTACATCTGGCTCTGGATGGGCGATCCCGCGCTGGCCGATCCCGCGCTCGTTCCGGACATGCACTGGAATCACGATCCGGCCTGGGCCGGCGACGGCAAGACCATCCACGTCAAATGCGACTATCGCCTCGTGCTCGACAATCTCATGGATCTCACCCACGAGACCTTCGTGCACGGTTCCTCGATCGGCAACGAAGCAGTCACCGAAGCGCCGTTCGACGTCACCCATGGCGAGAAGACGGTGACGGTGACGCGCTGGATGCGCGGCATCGAGCCGCCGCCGTTCTGGGCCAAGCAGCTCGGCAAGCCCGGTCTCGTCGATCGCTGGCAGATCATCCGTTTCGAAGCGCCATGCACCATCGCGATCGACGTCGGCGTGGCGCCGACGGGCACCGGCGCGCCGGAAGGCGACCGCTCCCAGGGCGTCAACGGCTTCGTGCTCAACACCATCACGCCGGAAACCGAGAAGACCTGCCATTATTTCTGGGCCTTCGTGCGCAACTATCAGCTCGGTGAGCAGCGCATCACCTCCGAGATCCGCGAGGGCGTCTCCGGCATCTTCCACGAGGACGAGTTGATCCTCGAAGCGCAGCAGCGCGCCATGGACGAGAACCCGGACCGCATCTTCTACAACCTCAACATCGACGCCGGCGCGATGTGGTCGCGCAAGCTGATCGACAAGATGGTGGCGAAGGAAACCGCGCCGCAGCGCCTCCAGGCCGCGGAGTAA
- a CDS encoding GntR family transcriptional regulator — translation MAEREVDRSVSQTVKAQLALRDQILSGTLRPGERISELQAVETTGASRTPVRMALVRLEEEGLLEAIPSGGFMVKAFSERDISDSIELRGTLEGLAARFAAERGVSARELEPLKECLAAIDELLRQVPISIEAFSSYVTLNARFHALLTELSRSPPLIRQIDRASALPFASPSGFVMAQSALPEAQQILIIGQDHHRVVIDAIENREGARAEAIMREHARLAVRNLRLALRNRTHLDLLPALALIKSAAD, via the coding sequence ATGGCCGAGCGTGAGGTCGACCGTTCCGTCTCGCAAACCGTGAAGGCGCAGCTCGCATTGCGCGACCAGATCCTGTCGGGCACTTTGCGTCCGGGCGAGCGCATCTCCGAACTCCAGGCGGTGGAGACCACCGGCGCCTCGCGCACACCGGTGCGCATGGCGCTGGTGCGGCTGGAGGAGGAGGGCCTCCTGGAGGCGATCCCCTCCGGCGGCTTCATGGTGAAGGCGTTTTCGGAGCGCGACATCTCCGACTCCATCGAGCTGCGCGGCACGCTCGAAGGCCTCGCCGCGCGCTTTGCGGCCGAGCGCGGCGTCTCCGCGCGCGAGCTCGAGCCCCTGAAGGAGTGCCTGGCCGCGATCGACGAATTGCTGCGCCAGGTGCCGATCTCGATCGAAGCCTTCTCGTCCTACGTCACGCTGAACGCGCGCTTCCACGCCCTGCTCACGGAACTGTCGCGCAGTCCGCCGCTGATCCGCCAGATCGACCGCGCCTCGGCTCTGCCGTTTGCCTCGCCCAGCGGCTTCGTGATGGCGCAATCCGCGCTGCCCGAGGCGCAGCAGATCCTGATCATCGGGCAGGACCACCATCGCGTCGTGATCGACGCGATCGAGAACCGCGAAGGCGCGCGCGCCGAGGCGATCATGCGCGAGCACGCGCGGCTCGCCGTGCGCAACTTGCGGCTCGCGCTGCGCAACCGGACCCATCTGGACCTCTTGCCGGCGCTCGCGCTGATCAAGTCTGCAGCCGACTGA
- a CDS encoding PDR/VanB family oxidoreductase, which translates to MRFIETWTPATLVSTRDLAPGIREFLIRPDQYDGVAYPVGSHINVSVTIDGLPETRSYSLVGEASPAGFKIAVRRAEDSRGGSRYMWQLAPGARLDITQPASLLAVDWSRESYCLIAGGIGITPILGAAQALARRGADVALHYAVRSRAEAAYLDDLAALLGDRLVVHAGDEGKRLDLDALFASVPKSALALFCGPMRMLDAARHSWIGAGHALPDLRYETFGSSGALPTETFRVRLKGSNVELEIPRERSMLDVLNAGGHDVMYDCKRGECGLCAIDVVEVDGEIDHRDVFFSDHQKESNQKICACVSRARGTITVDTLLRADAI; encoded by the coding sequence ATGCGCTTCATCGAAACCTGGACTCCGGCAACGCTCGTGTCGACGCGCGATCTCGCTCCCGGCATCCGCGAATTTCTGATCCGGCCGGATCAGTATGACGGCGTCGCCTATCCGGTCGGCAGCCACATCAACGTCAGCGTGACCATCGACGGCCTGCCGGAGACGCGGTCTTATTCGCTGGTGGGCGAGGCCTCCCCGGCCGGCTTCAAGATCGCCGTGCGCCGCGCCGAGGATTCCCGCGGCGGTTCGCGCTACATGTGGCAGCTCGCGCCGGGCGCGCGGCTCGACATCACGCAGCCGGCCTCGCTCCTTGCCGTGGACTGGTCGCGCGAAAGCTATTGCCTGATCGCCGGCGGCATCGGCATCACGCCGATCCTCGGCGCCGCGCAGGCGCTGGCGCGCCGCGGCGCCGACGTCGCGCTGCATTATGCGGTGCGCTCCCGGGCAGAGGCCGCCTATCTTGATGACCTCGCAGCGCTGCTCGGCGATCGCCTGGTCGTTCATGCCGGCGACGAAGGCAAGCGGCTCGATCTCGACGCGCTGTTCGCCTCGGTGCCCAAAAGCGCGCTCGCGCTGTTCTGCGGCCCGATGCGCATGCTCGATGCCGCGCGCCATTCCTGGATCGGTGCCGGCCATGCGCTGCCCGATCTCCGCTACGAGACCTTTGGCTCCAGCGGCGCGCTCCCGACCGAAACGTTCCGTGTGCGCCTGAAGGGCTCCAATGTGGAGCTGGAGATCCCGCGCGAGCGCTCGATGCTGGATGTGCTCAATGCCGGCGGTCACGACGTGATGTACGACTGCAAGCGCGGCGAATGCGGCCTGTGCGCGATCGACGTGGTCGAGGTCGACGGCGAGATCGACCATCGCGACGTCTTCTTCAGCGACCATCAGAAAGAGAGCAACCAGAAGATCTGCGCCTGCGTCTCCCGTGCGCGGGGCACCATCACCGTGGATACGCTGCTGCGGGCGGATGCGATATGA